One Primulina huaijiensis isolate GDHJ02 chromosome 5, ASM1229523v2, whole genome shotgun sequence DNA segment encodes these proteins:
- the LOC140976578 gene encoding cytochrome P450 714A1-like → MKLPFLSILLILFFSLVPVAITKHGLHILVVIVSVASSCFVKIAWFDPWRIRRKLELQGIRGPKPRFLYGNVREMQRIQVNSDAKKSETDGEFVAHDYTSTLFPYFEQWRKEYGPIYTYSTVNKQHLYVTHPEVVKEMNNHSLSSHLGKPSYITKRLAPMLGNGILRSNGHLWARQRKIVAPQFFMHKVKGMVGLMVESVESLIGKWEGYIEGQGGNMAEIQVEEDLRCVSADVISKACFGSSFLNGKRVFTKLRTLQKLMSSQNFLFGSHTFGIFSTGQQKKIEQLEKEIESLIWDAVKERDGECFSGNKDLMQLILEGAMNNVNDDDHVSNYKKFIVDNCKNIYFAGHESTAVAASWCLMLLALHPQWQARIRAEVDEVCRANGGSLDADSLHKLKTTTMVIHEVLRLYPPAAFVSREALQETKIAHIVVPKGVCLWTLIPTLHRDPDIWGADANEFNPQRFTNGISNAYIPFGLGPRLCLGKSFALVQLKIIVFLIVSKFTFSLSPKYRHSPAFRMIVEPGQDVHLCIRKR, encoded by the exons ATGAAACTCCCTTTTCTCTCCATTCTTCTTATTCTCTTCTTTTCTCTTGTTCCCGTCGCAATAACCAAGCACGGTCTCCACATTCTTGTCGTAATCGTATCCGTAGCATCGTCGTGTTTCGTGAAGATCGCGTGGTTTGATCCATGGAGGATTCGAAGGAAGCTCGAGCTACAAGGTATCAGAGGGCCTAAGCCTCGTTTTCTATATGGAAATGTTAGGGAGATGCAGAGAATTCAAGTGAATTCGGATGCGAAGAAGAGTGAAACTGATGGAGAATTTGTGGCTCATGATTATACTTCCACACTCTTCCCATACTTTGAGCAATGGAGGAAAGAATAtg GTCCAATATACACATATTCGACAGTGAACAAGCAACATTTATACGTGACCCACCCAGAAGTGGTGAAGGAAATGAACAATCACAGCCTATCTTCGCACTTGGGCAAGCCTTCGTACATCACAAAGAGACTTGCCCCAATGCTTGGCAATGGGATTTTGAGGTCCAATGGGCACTTATGGGCACGACAAAGGAAGATTGTCGCACCTCAATTTTTCATGCACAAGGTCAAG GGAATGGTGGGATTGATGGTTGAATCTGTGGAATCATTAATTGGCAAATGGGAGGGATATATAGAAGGCCAAGGTGGAAACATGGCAGAAATCCAAGTTGAAGAGGATTTGAGATGCGTTTCTGCGGATGTGATCTCAAAAGCGTGTTTCGGTAGTTCGTTTCTGAATGGAAAACGGGTTTTCACAAAGCTTAGGACACTTCAAAAACTCATGTCTAGCCAAAACTTCCTTTTTGGTTCCCATACGTTTgg AATTTTCTCGACGGGGCAGCAGAAGAAAATAGAGCAACTGGAGAAGGAGATAGAGTCGCTGATATGGGACGCCGTGAAGGAGCGCGACGGAGAATGCTTTAGCGGAAACAAAGATCTGATGCAGCTGATTCTAGAAGGAGCCATGAACAATGTTAATGATGATGATCATGTTTcgaattacaagaaattcatagtggaCAACTGCAAGAACATCTACTTTGCTGGCCATGAATCCACCGCCGTTGCTGCGTCATGGTGCCTCATGCTGCTGGCGTTGCACCCACAGTGGCAGGCTCGGATACGCGCGGAGGTCGACGAGGTCTGCCGTGCCAATGGGGGAAGCTTGGATGCGGACTCATTGCATAAGTTGAAAACG ACAACAATGGTGATCCACGAGGTGCTAAGGCTCTATCCTCCGGCAGCATTTGTATCAAGAGAGGCACTTCAAGAAACTAAAATTGCCCACATTGTGGTGCCCAAAGGAGTGTGTCTGTGGACCTTAATCCCTACTCTTCACCGAGACCCTGATATTTGGGGAGCCGATGCGAACGAATTCAACCCACAACGCTTCACGAATGGGATTTCTAATGCTTATATCCCGTTCGGGTTAGGTCCTAGGTTGTGCTTGGGCAAGAGTTTCGCACTCGTTCAGCTCAAAATCATTGTTTTTCTCATCGTTTCGAAGTTCACGTTCTCCTTGTCACCCAAGTATAGGCATTCACCTGCTTTTAGGATGATTGTCGAGCCTGGACAGGATGTTCATTTATGCATTCGAAAGCGTTAG